A genomic window from Bacillus sp. BGMRC 2118 includes:
- a CDS encoding ABC transporter permease: MLTALFGSFESGIIYAIMALGVYLSFRVLDFPDLTVDGSFVTGAAVAATLLVAGVNPALASVAAIFVGFIAGCLTGLLHTIGKINALLSGILMMIALYSINLRIMGRSNVSLLNTDTLFTSVEEFFATIGIPSSWGILIFMTIITFMIKFLVDIFLKTEIGLAVRATGDNQRMIRSFAANTNTLVILGLGLSNALVAFSGSLIAQLGGFADVGMGIGMIIIGLASVIIGEAIFGTKTIVRTTFAVIGGAIIYRIVISMALRVEFLETGDMKLITATIVILALVMPKIIDSMRDRKRKQQKIRELEAMNVVVNGEGEQNAPAK, translated from the coding sequence TTGCTCACTGCCTTATTCGGATCGTTTGAGTCCGGAATTATCTACGCAATTATGGCGTTAGGCGTTTACTTATCTTTTAGAGTATTAGATTTTCCGGACTTAACAGTTGATGGCAGCTTTGTTACAGGAGCAGCGGTTGCAGCAACATTACTAGTAGCGGGGGTAAATCCCGCTCTAGCATCAGTTGCTGCCATCTTTGTTGGCTTCATTGCAGGCTGTCTCACAGGTTTATTACATACAATCGGAAAAATAAATGCATTATTATCAGGAATTCTCATGATGATTGCTCTCTATTCCATTAATCTACGGATAATGGGTCGATCAAACGTATCATTATTAAATACTGATACTCTTTTTACTAGTGTTGAAGAGTTCTTTGCTACTATTGGAATTCCGAGTTCATGGGGTATTTTAATCTTCATGACGATTATTACGTTTATGATCAAGTTTCTAGTGGACATATTCTTAAAAACTGAAATAGGATTAGCCGTAAGAGCGACAGGTGATAATCAACGAATGATTCGTAGCTTTGCTGCAAATACAAACACACTTGTTATTCTAGGACTAGGATTATCAAATGCCCTTGTTGCTTTCTCCGGTTCTTTAATAGCTCAACTCGGTGGATTTGCTGATGTTGGGATGGGAATTGGTATGATTATCATCGGTCTTGCATCTGTCATTATCGGTGAAGCCATTTTCGGAACTAAAACCATTGTCCGTACAACCTTTGCAGTAATCGGTGGGGCAATTATTTATCGCATTGTCATTTCAATGGCCCTTCGAGTGGAATTTCTTGAGACGGGTGATATGAAGCTCATTACTGCTACTATTGTTATTTTAGCTTTAGTCATGCCAAAAATTATTGACTCAATGAGAGATAGGAAGAGAAAGCAACAAAAAATAAGAGAGCTAGAAGCGATGAATGTTGTTGTGAATGGAGAGGGGGAACAAAATGCTCCAGCTAAATAA
- a CDS encoding ABC transporter substrate-binding protein, giving the protein MGKRYVSALFLSFLLVLGGCSSSSSSDKEVVIGVTQIVEHVSLDAAFDGFKKALEENGYIEGENIKYDVQIAQGEMSNSQTIAQNFVGDKVDLIFANSTASAQSALNATKDIPIVFTSVTDPVGAELVKSFDEPGSNITGTTDTHPEALSKTLEFAINEVGSKKLGVIYNSGEQNSQVQVEEIKKVAKSNGAEIVEVSVSTSAEVKQAAESLIGRVDAIYVPTDNTVVSALDTVISVANSKDIPLFAGELDSMKKGSLAASGFSYFDLGYETGLMAVEILKGNKKPSEIPVAVPKSFSLVINKIAAKEQGVEIKENWKDLGEIYEGE; this is encoded by the coding sequence ATGGGAAAACGGTATGTATCAGCACTTTTTTTATCTTTTCTATTAGTCCTTGGTGGATGCAGTAGTAGCTCATCCTCGGACAAAGAAGTAGTAATTGGAGTAACTCAAATTGTAGAGCATGTTTCCTTAGATGCTGCGTTCGATGGCTTTAAAAAGGCGTTAGAAGAAAATGGATACATAGAAGGTGAAAACATTAAATACGACGTTCAAATTGCTCAAGGTGAAATGAGTAATAGTCAAACAATCGCACAAAACTTCGTTGGTGACAAGGTTGATTTAATCTTTGCCAATTCTACAGCAAGTGCTCAAAGTGCCTTAAATGCTACTAAAGACATTCCAATTGTATTCACCTCAGTTACGGACCCAGTAGGAGCAGAATTGGTTAAATCTTTTGATGAGCCAGGTTCGAACATTACCGGTACAACAGACACCCACCCAGAAGCTCTTTCCAAAACATTAGAATTTGCAATCAATGAAGTAGGTTCAAAGAAACTAGGAGTTATTTATAACTCAGGCGAACAAAATTCTCAAGTACAAGTAGAAGAAATTAAGAAGGTTGCTAAATCAAACGGTGCAGAGATTGTGGAAGTATCTGTATCCACTTCTGCCGAGGTAAAGCAAGCTGCTGAATCATTAATTGGACGTGTAGATGCTATCTATGTTCCGACAGATAATACAGTCGTTTCGGCATTAGATACAGTTATCTCTGTTGCAAATAGTAAAGATATCCCTCTATTTGCTGGTGAACTGGATTCTATGAAGAAAGGTTCACTAGCTGCTAGTGGCTTTAGTTATTTTGACCTTGGATATGAAACGGGATTAATGGCTGTGGAAATTCTAAAAGGTAATAAAAAACCTTCTGAAATTCCAGTAGCTGTACCGAAAAGTTTTTCACTTGTAATCAACAAAATCGCTGCCAAGGAACAAGGTGTTGAAATCAAGGAAAACTGGAAGGATCTTGGTGAGATATACGAAGGAGAATAA
- a CDS encoding DUF561 domain-containing protein: protein MNTLVEILNIKYPIIQGGMGNISNATLASSISNAGGLGTIGVGTLTPHEIEKMIIETKEKTTQSFCVNIPLSVNPYVNEIMNLVIQYNVPVISLSAGNPAPFIPLLKESGSKVMCVVASVKQAVKVEKLGVDIVVAEGYEAAGINSALETTTLTLIPQIVKAVKIPVVAAGGIGDGKGLAAMLSLGASGVQMGTRFIATKEAPFHPNYKDAIVKANDRNTMIVGRKFGKIRRLLDTPYAHSLLEIEKTGTNEAFKEKTSEHYHIVGAIEGKLTDGFINGGQIAGLIDDIPTVEELIKNMVVEAKEQLKQVYLLINTHLDSE, encoded by the coding sequence ATGAATACGTTAGTCGAAATATTAAATATTAAATACCCAATTATCCAAGGCGGTATGGGGAATATCAGTAATGCTACCCTTGCATCATCCATTTCTAATGCAGGAGGACTGGGTACAATTGGAGTCGGCACCCTTACACCTCATGAGATTGAAAAAATGATTATCGAAACAAAAGAAAAGACTACTCAATCCTTTTGTGTAAATATTCCTTTATCTGTAAATCCTTACGTGAATGAAATAATGAATTTAGTTATTCAGTATAATGTACCGGTAATTTCGTTATCTGCAGGCAATCCAGCACCGTTCATACCATTATTAAAGGAAAGTGGTAGTAAGGTTATGTGTGTTGTTGCTTCTGTAAAACAAGCGGTTAAGGTCGAAAAATTAGGTGTAGACATTGTCGTAGCAGAGGGCTATGAAGCGGCTGGTATCAATTCAGCACTTGAGACAACAACGTTAACGTTAATTCCTCAAATAGTAAAAGCAGTAAAAATACCTGTAGTAGCAGCCGGTGGGATTGGTGACGGAAAAGGTCTAGCTGCCATGTTATCACTTGGAGCAAGTGGAGTTCAAATGGGTACACGATTTATTGCAACAAAGGAAGCGCCCTTCCATCCGAATTATAAGGACGCAATTGTGAAAGCAAATGATAGAAATACAATGATTGTCGGTAGAAAGTTTGGTAAAATTCGTAGACTTCTTGATACACCTTATGCTCATAGCTTACTAGAAATTGAGAAGACTGGGACAAACGAAGCTTTTAAAGAAAAAACGTCGGAACACTATCATATAGTAGGTGCAATAGAAGGAAAGTTGACTGATGGGTTTATAAATGGAGGGCAAATTGCAGGTCTCATTGATGATATACCTACTGTTGAAGAGCTTATAAAAAATATGGTTGTTGAAGCCAAAGAGCAACTTAAACAAGTTTATTTATTAATAAATACACACCTAGACTCCGAATAA
- a CDS encoding gamma carbonic anhydrase family protein, with product MKYRFLDKEPKIDESVFIAPGARVIGDVVIGKESSVWFNAVLRGDEDQIRIGERTSIQDNVTCHLYEGSPLVIEDEVTIGHNAILHGCHIKKRSIIGMGSTILDGAEIGEECIVGANTLVPPGKKIPARSLVIGSPCKVIRELSEKDFALIQLSIDTYVEKGKLYKDSLA from the coding sequence ATGAAATATAGATTTTTAGATAAAGAACCTAAGATAGATGAAAGTGTTTTTATCGCACCAGGAGCAAGAGTAATTGGTGATGTTGTGATAGGTAAAGAATCTTCTGTTTGGTTTAATGCTGTGCTCAGAGGAGATGAAGACCAAATAAGAATTGGAGAAAGAACAAGTATACAGGATAATGTAACCTGTCATTTATATGAAGGCTCACCACTTGTCATTGAGGATGAAGTAACGATCGGCCATAATGCCATACTACACGGTTGTCATATTAAGAAAAGATCAATTATTGGCATGGGTTCTACCATTCTTGACGGTGCCGAAATTGGAGAAGAGTGTATCGTGGGTGCCAATACACTTGTACCTCCAGGAAAGAAGATTCCAGCTCGCTCACTCGTTATTGGATCTCCGTGTAAGGTTATACGTGAGTTGTCAGAGAAGGACTTTGCTTTAATTCAACTTTCCATTGATACATATGTTGAAAAAGGAAAGCTATATAAAGATTCTTTAGCATAA
- the paaX gene encoding phenylacetic acid degradation operon negative regulatory protein PaaX yields the protein MNTRSMIFTLYGDYIRHYGNKVWIGSLIRLLNEFGHNDQAVRAAISRMLKQGWVESEKQGNKSYYYLSDRGSVRMEEAADRIFKLKPEKWDGKWRILMYTIPEEIRNIRDELRKELVWSGFGTFSNSCWVSPNNLEKQVNDLINKYEIAEYVDFFEADYKGPHENKRLVEKSWDLQDINEKYQEFISEYSQKYIIDKNKIYKGEMTPAECFVERTKLVHEYRKFLFVDPGLPEELLPPKWLGSHAASLFSEYYKELAEPASIFFEEVFSEGNEILHKNKKYDVLNHPLMID from the coding sequence ATGAACACAAGATCAATGATTTTCACTTTATATGGAGACTATATTCGCCATTACGGAAATAAAGTATGGATTGGAAGTTTAATTCGTCTTCTAAATGAATTCGGACATAATGACCAAGCTGTACGTGCAGCCATTTCAAGAATGCTGAAACAAGGATGGGTGGAGTCTGAAAAGCAAGGTAATAAAAGCTATTATTACTTATCAGACAGAGGTTCTGTTCGTATGGAAGAAGCGGCAGATCGTATTTTTAAACTGAAACCAGAAAAATGGGATGGAAAGTGGCGTATATTAATGTACACAATCCCAGAAGAAATTCGAAATATTCGTGATGAACTTCGTAAAGAACTTGTTTGGAGTGGATTTGGAACATTTTCAAATAGCTGTTGGGTATCACCTAATAACCTAGAAAAACAAGTGAATGATTTAATTAATAAATATGAGATTGCCGAGTATGTTGATTTCTTTGAGGCAGATTATAAAGGTCCTCACGAGAACAAACGTTTAGTTGAAAAGTCATGGGATCTTCAAGATATAAATGAAAAATATCAGGAGTTTATCTCAGAGTATAGTCAAAAGTATATTATTGATAAAAATAAAATATATAAAGGTGAAATGACACCCGCTGAATGCTTTGTAGAGCGTACCAAGCTTGTACATGAGTATAGAAAGTTTCTATTCGTAGATCCAGGTTTACCTGAGGAACTATTACCACCTAAATGGCTTGGTAGTCATGCTGCTTCACTTTTTAGTGAGTATTATAAAGAATTGGCTGAACCTGCTTCTATCTTTTTTGAGGAAGTATTTAGTGAAGGAAATGAGATTCTTCATAAAAATAAAAAATATGATGTGTTGAATCACCCATTGATGATTGACTAA
- a CDS encoding enoyl-CoA hydratase (Catalyzes the reversible hydration of unsaturated fatty acyl-CoA to beta-hydroxyacyl-CoA), whose product MNVKLERMGHIAIVTLNRPEALNCFNFDTLQELGLLVENISTNQDIRVVIFTGAGEKAFSAGADLKERQHLSTAEVKRNVKKIREVFDAVASLPQPTIAAVNGYAFGGGFELMIACDFRIAVSHAKMGLTEVSWGIIPGAGGTQRLPRLIGETKAKELIFTARKITAEQALKDGILSYVVSKEQLLDKCLQLAEEMMSNAPIALQQAKAAINLGLNTDLQTGLVIESKSYEMTIPTKDRTIALKAFNEKKVPIFLGE is encoded by the coding sequence ATGAACGTAAAATTAGAACGAATGGGTCATATAGCCATTGTAACGTTGAATCGCCCTGAGGCATTAAATTGTTTTAATTTTGATACGTTGCAAGAGTTAGGACTACTTGTTGAGAATATATCTACAAATCAAGATATTCGAGTTGTCATATTTACTGGTGCAGGTGAGAAGGCATTTAGTGCAGGGGCTGATTTAAAGGAGCGACAACACCTTTCAACAGCAGAAGTGAAAAGAAACGTAAAAAAGATACGAGAAGTATTTGATGCAGTTGCGAGTCTCCCACAGCCAACAATCGCAGCCGTTAACGGATATGCGTTTGGTGGTGGCTTTGAGTTGATGATTGCATGTGACTTTAGAATTGCAGTGAGTCATGCGAAAATGGGTCTTACAGAAGTAAGCTGGGGAATTATTCCTGGCGCTGGTGGAACGCAACGTCTGCCTCGTCTAATTGGCGAGACAAAAGCAAAGGAGCTTATTTTTACCGCTAGAAAAATAACAGCTGAGCAAGCATTAAAAGACGGAATTCTAAGCTATGTTGTTAGTAAAGAACAGCTATTAGATAAGTGCTTACAGTTGGCGGAAGAAATGATGTCAAACGCTCCTATTGCACTGCAACAAGCGAAAGCTGCTATTAATCTTGGATTAAATACAGATTTGCAAACAGGACTGGTTATTGAATCAAAGTCATATGAAATGACAATTCCAACAAAGGATAGAACCATTGCATTAAAAGCGTTTAATGAAAAAAAGGTACCAATCTTTCTAGGAGAATAA
- a CDS encoding acetyl-CoA C-acyltransferase, whose amino-acid sequence MRDVVIVDAVRTPIGKYKGGLKSVRPDDLGATVIKSLLERNPNVPASHIEEVVLGNANGAGEDNRNVARMSTLLAGLPVEVAGTTVNRLCGSGLDAVNYAARAIIAGEGDVFIAGGTESMTRAPYVMAKPDSDFPRGNMEMFDTTIGWRFVNSKLKEQFGTDSMPETAENVAKEYGITRGEQDAFAFASQQKAAAAMNEGKFKDEIVPVVIRDRKGNTNVITQDEHPRPSTTLEKLSTLKPLFTNGTVTAGNASGVNDGASVLLLMSGEKAKQLNLKPLAKYVVSATAGVEPRVMGIGPIYATKKALERASLSIEDIGLVELNEAFAAQSLACIKDMEVNPDIVNVNGGAIAFGHPLGASGARILTTLIYEMKRRNVQYGLATMCIGVGQGIATVIENIE is encoded by the coding sequence ATGAGAGATGTAGTGATTGTTGATGCGGTAAGAACTCCTATTGGGAAATACAAAGGTGGCTTGAAATCTGTCCGACCTGACGATTTAGGGGCAACCGTTATTAAGTCATTATTGGAACGTAATCCTAATGTTCCAGCTTCTCACATTGAAGAAGTCGTATTAGGTAATGCAAACGGAGCTGGTGAAGATAATCGAAATGTTGCAAGAATGTCAACCCTTCTTGCTGGATTGCCTGTTGAAGTGGCGGGTACAACAGTGAATCGTTTATGTGGTTCAGGTCTTGATGCCGTTAATTATGCTGCAAGAGCAATTATTGCAGGTGAAGGTGATGTATTTATCGCAGGTGGAACGGAGAGTATGACGCGTGCTCCGTATGTAATGGCAAAACCTGACTCTGATTTCCCTCGTGGAAATATGGAAATGTTCGATACAACAATTGGATGGCGATTCGTGAATTCTAAATTAAAAGAGCAATTTGGAACCGATAGCATGCCTGAAACAGCTGAAAATGTGGCAAAGGAGTATGGAATTACTAGGGGAGAACAAGATGCATTTGCCTTTGCTAGTCAACAAAAGGCTGCTGCGGCCATGAATGAAGGAAAGTTTAAAGATGAAATTGTTCCAGTTGTCATTCGCGATCGGAAAGGGAACACGAACGTGATTACACAAGATGAACATCCACGTCCGTCCACAACATTAGAGAAGCTATCAACGTTAAAACCACTTTTTACAAACGGTACTGTTACGGCAGGTAATGCTTCCGGTGTGAATGATGGGGCTTCTGTATTATTACTGATGAGTGGAGAAAAAGCGAAGCAGTTGAACCTAAAGCCTCTTGCTAAATATGTCGTTTCAGCTACTGCTGGAGTAGAGCCGCGAGTAATGGGAATAGGTCCAATCTATGCAACCAAAAAAGCGCTAGAAAGAGCTTCTTTATCTATTGAAGATATCGGCTTAGTAGAATTAAATGAGGCATTTGCAGCACAGTCATTAGCGTGTATAAAAGACATGGAAGTGAATCCTGATATTGTAAATGTCAATGGTGGTGCCATTGCCTTCGGACATCCTTTAGGAGCAAGTGGAGCTAGAATTTTAACGACACTCATATATGAAATGAAGAGAAGAAATGTTCAATATGGTTTAGCGACAATGTGTATTGGAGTAGGACAAGGAATCGCGACTGTTATTGAAAATATTGAGTAG
- a CDS encoding 3-hydroxyacyl-CoA dehydrogenase, which produces MIKHIVVIGSGVMGRGIAYVSAAGGYQTTLVDVKDEQLENAKIEIESIFDKGVKRGKLSEDAKGKALEKLFYTTNLAEVSKLADLIIEAVPEKIQIKKGVFELIDQNAKASCYFATNTSTMSPTEIASFTNRPERVIAMHFFNPVHKMPLIEIVKGLETSDETASVVDEVAEKMGKETVTINEFPGFVTSRISALVGNEAFYMLQEGLGSPEEIDKAIKLGLNYPMGPFELGDLVGLDTRLNNLRYLHEKLGEKYRPAPLLEQYVKAGRLGRKSGKGVYDYIGGTNS; this is translated from the coding sequence GTGATCAAGCACATTGTTGTAATCGGTTCAGGTGTAATGGGAAGAGGAATTGCGTATGTATCGGCTGCGGGAGGCTATCAAACTACGTTAGTAGATGTGAAGGATGAGCAGTTAGAAAATGCAAAAATAGAAATTGAGTCTATTTTTGATAAAGGAGTCAAAAGAGGTAAGCTATCTGAGGATGCGAAAGGTAAGGCGCTCGAGAAGCTTTTTTATACAACAAACTTAGCTGAGGTTAGCAAACTAGCAGACCTTATTATTGAAGCGGTACCTGAAAAAATACAAATTAAGAAAGGTGTGTTTGAGTTAATTGACCAAAACGCAAAGGCATCTTGTTATTTTGCAACGAATACCTCAACAATGAGTCCAACTGAAATTGCTTCGTTTACTAACAGACCGGAACGCGTCATTGCCATGCATTTCTTCAATCCTGTACATAAAATGCCACTAATTGAAATTGTAAAAGGGTTAGAGACGAGTGATGAAACGGCAAGTGTTGTAGATGAAGTAGCAGAGAAGATGGGAAAGGAAACGGTAACAATTAATGAATTTCCTGGTTTTGTAACGAGCCGAATCAGTGCACTTGTTGGAAATGAAGCATTTTATATGTTGCAGGAGGGGCTCGGATCACCAGAGGAAATCGATAAAGCGATTAAACTAGGACTGAATTACCCGATGGGACCATTTGAGTTAGGGGATCTTGTAGGACTTGATACAAGGTTAAATAATCTTCGTTATCTTCATGAAAAGTTAGGGGAGAAATATCGCCCGGCGCCACTGTTAGAACAATATGTGAAGGCAGGTCGCTTAGGTCGTAAATCAGGTAAAGGGGTATACGATTATATAGGAGGTACAAATTCATGA
- a CDS encoding aldehyde dehydrogenase, with the protein MATVKEQSFEQLEMKREVYHLIINGQRVNSENGETFTTYNPATGEAIATVAKASKEDAEKAVLAARNAFDFGKWRHFPVNKRSRVLNKIASIMRARFNELVELEILDSGKSLSAAQGQVMQAIEDFEFYAGAIVGHRGTVNNVPGAFHNYTEKEPVGVCAQIIPWNYPLMMAAWKVAPAIAVGCSVVVKPATLTPLTAIVLGEICIEAGVPEGVVNIIPGAGSEVGNYLVEHEKVDKVAFTGSTPIGKNIMERASKTLKRVTLELGGKSPNIVFNDADVDAAVDGSLFGIFYNTGQSCEARSRLYVHEDIYDEFIEKFTLKTKKLVLGNPLNKGTHVGAIISRDQLEVIDGYVKSAIEDGATIVTGGKEVKLDGLENGHWYEPTIITNVNHEMKAVREEIFGPVVVVMKFSDEKEVIKLANDSEFGLGSAIWTKDHGRATRVANQIQAGIVMVNCPFSAFPGTPFGGYKQSGFGRELCIETLDLYTETKSIISYYGSRPLNPFGV; encoded by the coding sequence ATGGCAACAGTTAAAGAACAGTCGTTTGAACAGCTTGAAATGAAGCGTGAGGTTTATCATTTAATCATTAATGGACAGCGTGTGAATAGTGAAAACGGAGAAACATTTACTACATACAATCCTGCAACGGGTGAAGCTATTGCAACAGTAGCGAAGGCTTCAAAAGAAGATGCAGAAAAGGCAGTACTAGCTGCAAGAAATGCGTTTGATTTTGGAAAATGGCGTCATTTCCCTGTGAACAAGCGCTCACGTGTACTGAACAAAATTGCCTCTATCATGAGAGCTCGATTTAATGAGTTAGTAGAATTAGAGATTTTAGATAGCGGGAAATCTTTATCTGCAGCTCAAGGTCAAGTTATGCAGGCAATTGAAGACTTCGAATTTTATGCAGGTGCAATTGTTGGTCACCGTGGAACTGTTAATAACGTTCCTGGTGCTTTCCATAACTACACTGAAAAAGAACCAGTAGGTGTCTGTGCACAGATTATACCTTGGAATTATCCATTAATGATGGCTGCCTGGAAAGTTGCTCCAGCAATCGCTGTAGGCTGTTCAGTTGTGGTAAAGCCTGCAACATTAACGCCGCTAACTGCGATTGTATTAGGAGAAATTTGTATTGAAGCAGGAGTTCCAGAAGGAGTAGTCAATATTATTCCTGGTGCTGGGTCTGAAGTTGGAAATTATTTAGTAGAGCATGAGAAAGTAGACAAAGTCGCTTTCACAGGTTCAACGCCAATCGGCAAAAATATTATGGAGCGTGCTTCTAAAACGCTTAAGAGAGTAACGCTGGAACTTGGCGGGAAATCACCTAACATCGTATTTAATGATGCAGATGTAGATGCGGCTGTTGATGGTTCGTTATTTGGTATCTTCTATAACACAGGCCAATCTTGTGAAGCGAGATCACGTCTTTACGTTCATGAAGATATTTATGATGAGTTCATTGAGAAGTTCACTTTAAAAACAAAGAAATTAGTACTAGGAAACCCTTTAAATAAAGGAACACACGTTGGTGCCATCATTAGTAGAGATCAACTTGAAGTCATTGATGGCTATGTGAAATCAGCAATAGAAGATGGTGCAACGATAGTAACAGGTGGAAAAGAAGTAAAATTAGATGGCCTAGAAAATGGTCATTGGTATGAGCCTACGATTATTACAAATGTAAATCACGAAATGAAAGCAGTTCGTGAAGAGATCTTTGGACCTGTTGTTGTTGTAATGAAATTCTCTGATGAGAAAGAAGTGATTAAACTAGCAAATGACAGCGAATTTGGATTAGGTTCAGCGATTTGGACGAAGGATCATGGAAGGGCAACACGTGTTGCGAACCAAATCCAAGCTGGAATTGTAATGGTGAACTGTCCGTTCTCAGCATTCCCTGGTACTCCGTTTGGAGGCTACAAGCAATCAGGATTCGGAAGAGAGTTATGTATTGAAACGCTAGACTTATATACAGAAACAAAGAGCATTATTTCCTATTATGGATCGAGACCGCTAAATCCATTTGGTGTGTAA
- a CDS encoding 2-(1,2-epoxy-1,2-dihydrophenyl)acetyl-CoA isomerase: protein MYDTIQYEIQNQIAWITLNRPDRLNAFNAQMNKEIAHALKSSEMNEIVRCIVMTGAGRAFCSGQDLEGVGEEMDHGEVLRLNYGPMIKQLAATEKPVIAGINGVAAGAGLSLALACDFRIASEKASMLQAFIHVGLIPDSGNLYTLPKLIGHAKALELAVLGEKVSADEAKNIGLVTKVVPVETFMEELQAFATRLASMPTKAIGLIKRSLQTSWSASYDEYLELEAQNQRIAGKTIDHQEGVTAFVEKRKPTFVGK from the coding sequence ATGTACGATACGATTCAATATGAAATCCAAAATCAAATTGCATGGATTACGCTTAATCGTCCAGACAGACTCAACGCATTTAATGCACAAATGAATAAAGAAATTGCACATGCATTAAAGTCATCAGAAATGAATGAGATTGTTAGATGTATTGTCATGACTGGAGCAGGTAGAGCTTTTTGTTCAGGGCAAGACCTAGAAGGTGTAGGAGAGGAAATGGATCATGGAGAAGTATTGCGATTGAACTATGGTCCAATGATAAAGCAGTTAGCCGCAACAGAAAAGCCTGTAATTGCTGGGATTAACGGAGTTGCTGCAGGAGCGGGGTTGAGTTTAGCACTTGCATGTGATTTTCGAATTGCATCCGAAAAAGCAAGTATGCTGCAAGCTTTTATACATGTCGGACTCATTCCGGACTCGGGAAATTTATACACATTACCTAAACTAATTGGGCATGCGAAAGCATTAGAACTGGCGGTACTAGGTGAGAAAGTTTCTGCTGACGAAGCGAAGAATATTGGTCTCGTAACGAAGGTAGTTCCAGTTGAGACGTTTATGGAAGAGCTACAGGCATTTGCAACTCGGTTGGCTTCTATGCCTACAAAGGCTATAGGACTAATTAAAAGATCTTTACAAACTAGTTGGAGCGCATCTTATGATGAATATTTAGAATTAGAAGCTCAAAACCAACGAATTGCTGGGAAAACAATTGACCATCAAGAGGGTGTAACTGCGTTTGTTGAAAAGCGCAAACCAACCTTTGTTGGAAAATAA
- a CDS encoding enoyl-CoA hydratase (Catalyzes the reversible hydration of unsaturated fatty acyl-CoA to beta-hydroxyacyl-CoA): protein MSNQLQFIETQIEDGIGFIALNRPKVLNAINRQMVAEIVATAESFDQNPEVKVILITGNGRAFAAGADIDEMKNDSSIQLELLNQFACWDRFALVKKPIIGAVQGFVLGGGFELAICCDVLFAAKQTEFGFPEVNLGVMPGAGGTQRLTKLMGKMKALEWLLTGDRMSAEEAIQYGVINRIVEKEVLLEEAIKYSKKLASRPPIALRLIKESVLKAIDYPLYEGMQFERKNFYLLFSSDDQKEGMKAFIEKRKPNFKGK, encoded by the coding sequence ATGAGTAATCAGCTTCAATTTATTGAGACTCAAATTGAGGATGGTATTGGGTTTATTGCGTTAAATAGACCCAAAGTACTAAATGCTATCAATCGTCAAATGGTAGCTGAAATCGTAGCTACAGCTGAAAGCTTTGATCAAAATCCTGAAGTAAAAGTAATTCTCATTACAGGTAATGGTCGTGCTTTTGCTGCAGGTGCTGACATTGACGAAATGAAAAATGATAGTTCGATACAGTTAGAGCTATTAAATCAATTTGCCTGCTGGGACCGATTTGCATTAGTGAAAAAACCAATTATCGGTGCGGTCCAAGGATTTGTGTTAGGCGGAGGCTTTGAGCTTGCAATTTGCTGTGATGTGCTTTTTGCGGCAAAACAAACTGAGTTTGGCTTCCCAGAGGTGAACCTGGGTGTCATGCCCGGAGCTGGTGGAACTCAAAGACTTACTAAATTAATGGGTAAAATGAAAGCGCTTGAATGGTTATTGACTGGTGATCGAATGAGTGCTGAGGAAGCAATCCAATATGGCGTCATTAACCGTATTGTAGAAAAAGAGGTGTTGTTAGAAGAAGCTATTAAATATTCAAAAAAGCTTGCTTCAAGACCACCAATTGCTTTAAGACTCATTAAGGAATCCGTTCTAAAGGCAATTGATTACCCATTATATGAGGGAATGCAATTTGAACGTAAGAATTTCTACCTTTTGTTTTCTTCTGATGACCAAAAGGAAGGGATGAAAGCATTTATTGAGAAACGAAAGCCAAACTTTAAAGGAAAGTAG